Proteins encoded in a region of the Vicia villosa cultivar HV-30 ecotype Madison, WI linkage group LG5, Vvil1.0, whole genome shotgun sequence genome:
- the LOC131604528 gene encoding uncharacterized protein LOC131604528, with amino-acid sequence MEGNQDIDADDGSEIDMTNAIDEIWKMWRSLDVVGKRALKSRVCEIAYPTTTKMCPPPEKIKTKGGVKKKGKRPVGYDVYRDPSGYEYVDQAHSSSQKSSKRLYSQLSQTSKNREFDKYIVQFPDYIRPFIDDIVDVRDDGNCGFRAIASLHGYGTDGWSMVRRDLEKEIIGPRSKLYEDLFGERLPTVRSSLVIETLGQQPPNKWMTLPELGYVIANRYNVVLVSLGHPSLSYFPMTSAHSPNASIYCIGFVNENHWVQVNMNEGFPFPPVTNEWKKYRTKDATSWMVGFAGRLQHWQRLMPILPKYVSLDRFYDITTLALFSLIL; translated from the exons ATGGAAGGAAATCAAGATATAGAtgcagatgatggatcagaaataGACATGACAAATGCAATCGATGAAATTTGGAAAATGTGGAGGTCATTAGATGTTGTCGGAAAAAGAGCATTAAAAAGCAGAGTGTGTGAGATTGCTTATCCAACTACAACAAAGATGTGTCCACCGCctgaaaaaattaaaaccaaaggaGGGGTTAAGAAAAAAGGTAAGAGACCTGTGGGATATGATGTTTATCGTGATCCTTCAGGATATGAGTATGTTGATCAAGCACATTCGAGttctcaaaaatcttcaaagagGTTATATTCACAACTATCCCAAACCTCAAAAAATAGAGAATTTGATAAATACATTGTACAATTTCCAGATTACATCAGACCatttattgatgacattgttgatgTAAGAGATGATGGAAATTGTGGGTTTAGAGCCATTGCATCTTTGCATGGTTATGGCACAGATGGATGGTCAATGGTTCGTCGGGATTTGGAGAAAGAAATTATAGGTCCTAGAAGCAAGTTGTATGAGGATTTATTTGGTGAACGCCTTCCAACAGTGAGATCATCGTTGGTGATAGAAACTTTAGGACAACAACCACCAAATAAATGGATGACGTTACCTGAGTTAGGCTATGTAATAGCTAATCGGTATAACGTTGTTCTCGTCTCTTTAGGTCACCCTAGTTTGAGTTACTTTCCTATGACGAGTGCACATTCACCTAATGCATCCATTTACTGCATCGGATTTGTCAATGAAAATCATTGGGTTCAG GTAAACATGAATGAAGGATTCCCGTTTCCACCTGTCACAAATGAATGGAAGAAATATCGCACAAAAGATGCGACTTCTTGGATGGTAGGATTTGCCGGGCGGTTACAACATTGGCAACGGCTTATGCCTATACTGCCAAAATATGTCAGCTTAGATAGATTTTATGATATTACAACATTGGCATTATTTAGtttgattttatga